In one window of Harpia harpyja isolate bHarHar1 chromosome 11, bHarHar1 primary haplotype, whole genome shotgun sequence DNA:
- the OSBPL9 gene encoding oxysterol-binding protein-related protein 9 isoform X5: MAGGVDSGFVPSVHDFDKKLTEADAYLQILIDQLKLFDEKLQNCKDDEQRKKIESLKETTSSMVESIKHCIVLLQIAKDQNNEEKHADGLISTINPVDAVYQPSPLEQSVISTMPSQAVIPPEPAQLCKSEQRPSSLPVGPVVASLGNQTPTPNSTGSGQSAPSSSLTSPSHVNLSPNTVPDFSYSSSEDEFYDADEFYQSSSSPKRCMDSSGSAAVLTRSSTGSSLKRPDTTESLNSSMSNGTNDADLFDPPDDRDDDGEGESVEEHKSVIMHLLSQVRLGMDLTKVVLPTFILERRSLLEMYADFFAHPDLFVSISDQKDPKERMVQVVKWYLSAFHAGRKGSVAKKPYNPILGEIFRCHWVLPGTEGEDDMEPVSEGPVPWVSKSSVTFVAEQVSHHPPISAFYAECFSKRIQFNAHIWTKSKFLGMSIGVHNIGQGCVTCLDYDEHYILTFPNGYGRSILTVPWIELGGECSINCSKTGYNASIVFHTKPFYGGKKHRITAEIFSPNDKKPFCSIEGEWNGVMYAKYTTGENAVFIDTKKMPTIKKKVRKLEDQDDFESRCLWKDVTYNLKIRDIDAATAAKHALEERQRAEARARKENETSWETRLFHEDGECWVYDEPLLKRLAASKH; the protein is encoded by the exons CTCTTTGATGAAAAACTCCAGAACTGCAAAGATGATGAACAGAGAAAA aaaatTGAAAGTCTCAAAGAAACAACGAGT agCATGGTAGAATCAATAAAACACTGCATTGTGTTGCTACAGATTGCTAAA GACCAAAATAATGAGGAGAAGCACGCAGATGGACTTATA AGCACTATAAACCCGGTTGACGCAGTATATCAGCCCAGTCCTTTGGAACAGTCAGTGATCAGCACAATGCCTTCCCAAGCGGTTATACCTCCAG AACCTGCTCAGTTGTGCAAGTCAGAGCAGCGACCCTCATCTTTGCCAGTGGGACCTGTAGTAGCATCGCTTGGAAATCAGACTCCAACACCAAATAGTACAG GAAGCGGGCAATCAGCACCTAGCAGCAGTCTCACCTCTCCAAGCCATGTCAACCTGTCTCCAAATACAGTCCCAGATTTTTCTTACTCAAGCAGTGAGGATGAGTTCTATGATGCTGATGAATTCTATCAGAGCAGTTCTTCCCCAAAGCGATGTATGGA TTCTTCAGGGTCTGCTGCAGTCTTGACTCGGAGCAGCACAGGAAGTAGTCTGAAACGTCCGGATACCACAGAGTCCCTCAATTCTTCCATGTCTAATGGGACAAATGATGCTG ATCTCTTCGATCCTCCTGATGATCGAGATGATGATGGGGAAGGAGAATCAGTGGAAGAACATAAGAGTGTTATTATGCATCTATTGTCACAAGTTAGATTAGGAATGGATCTAACAAAG GTGGTTCTTCCAACTTTTATCCTGGAAAGAAGATCACTGTTGGAAATGTATGCTGACTTTTTTGCACATCCGGACTTATTTGTCAG CATTAGTGACCAGAAGGATCCAAAGGAACGGATGGTTCAAGTAGTTAAATGGTACCTCTCAGCTTTTCATGCAGGAAGAAAAGGGTCAGTTGCTAAAAAGCCTTACAATCCCATTTTGGGCGAGATCTTCCGATGTCATTGGGTATTACCAGGCACTGAAGGTGAAGATGATATG GAGCCAGTTTCAGAAGGACCAGTCCCTTGGGTCAGTAAAAGCAGCGTAACGTTTGTGGCAGAGCAGGTCTCTCATCATCCTCCAA tttcagcaTTTTACGCAGAGTGTTTTAGCAAGAGGATACAGTTCAATGCTCACATATGGACCAAGTCAAAATTCTTAGGAATGTCTATTGGCGTTCATAACATAGGGCAAG gGTGTGTCACATGCCTAGATTATGATGAACACTATATTTTGACCTTTCCTAATGGTTATGGAAG GTCTATTCTCACTGTGCCATGGATAGAACTTGGTGGAGAATGCAGTATTAATTGCTCAAAGACAGGTTATAATGCTTCCATCGTCTTCCACACAAAACCATTTTATGGAGGAAAGAAGCACAGAATTACAGCTGAAATTTT TTCTCCTAATGACAAGAAACCCTTCTGCTCAATTGAAGGAGAATGGAATGGTGTCATGTATGCAAAATACACAACAGGG GAGAATGCTGTCTTTATAGATACCAAGAAAATGCCTACAATTAAGAAGAAGGTAAGGAAATTGGAGGACCAAGACGACTTTGAGTCTCGCTG cttaTGGAAAGATGTAACCTACAACTTAAAAATTAGAGACATCGATGCAGCCACAGCTGCAAAGCACGCGCTTGAAGAAAGACAAAGAGCTGAAGCCAGAGCCAGAAAGGAGAACGAGACCTCATGGGAAACAAGG TTATTCCATGAAGATGGAGAATGCTGGGTTTATGACGAGCCACTATTGAAACGACTTGCTGCCAGTAAACATTAA
- the OSBPL9 gene encoding oxysterol-binding protein-related protein 9 isoform X3 yields the protein MVESIKHCIVLLQIAKDQNNEEKHADGLISTINPVDAVYQPSPLEQSVISTMPSQAVIPPEPAQLCKSEQRPSSLPVGPVVASLGNQTPTPNSTGSGQSAPSSSLTSPSHVNLSPNTVPDFSYSSSEDEFYDADEFYQSSSSPKRCMDSSGSAAVLTRSSTGSSLKRPDTTESLNSSMSNGTNDADLFDPPDDRDDDGEGESVEEHKSVIMHLLSQVRLGMDLTKVVLPTFILERRSLLEMYADFFAHPDLFVSISDQKDPKERMVQVVKWYLSAFHAGRKGSVAKKPYNPILGEIFRCHWVLPGTEGEDDMEPVSEGPVPWVSKSSVTFVAEQVSHHPPISAFYAECFSKRIQFNAHIWTKSKFLGMSIGVHNIGQGCVTCLDYDEHYILTFPNGYGRSILTVPWIELGGECSINCSKTGYNASIVFHTKPFYGGKKHRITAEIFSPNDKKPFCSIEGEWNGVMYAKYTTGENAVFIDTKKMPTIKKKVRKLEDQDDFESRCLWKDVTYNLKIRDIDAATAAKHALEERQRAEARARKENETSWETRLFHEDGECWVYDEPLLKRLAASKH from the exons ATGGTAGAATCAATAAAACACTGCATTGTGTTGCTACAGATTGCTAAA GACCAAAATAATGAGGAGAAGCACGCAGATGGACTTATA AGCACTATAAACCCGGTTGACGCAGTATATCAGCCCAGTCCTTTGGAACAGTCAGTGATCAGCACAATGCCTTCCCAAGCGGTTATACCTCCAG AACCTGCTCAGTTGTGCAAGTCAGAGCAGCGACCCTCATCTTTGCCAGTGGGACCTGTAGTAGCATCGCTTGGAAATCAGACTCCAACACCAAATAGTACAG GAAGCGGGCAATCAGCACCTAGCAGCAGTCTCACCTCTCCAAGCCATGTCAACCTGTCTCCAAATACAGTCCCAGATTTTTCTTACTCAAGCAGTGAGGATGAGTTCTATGATGCTGATGAATTCTATCAGAGCAGTTCTTCCCCAAAGCGATGTATGGA TTCTTCAGGGTCTGCTGCAGTCTTGACTCGGAGCAGCACAGGAAGTAGTCTGAAACGTCCGGATACCACAGAGTCCCTCAATTCTTCCATGTCTAATGGGACAAATGATGCTG ATCTCTTCGATCCTCCTGATGATCGAGATGATGATGGGGAAGGAGAATCAGTGGAAGAACATAAGAGTGTTATTATGCATCTATTGTCACAAGTTAGATTAGGAATGGATCTAACAAAG GTGGTTCTTCCAACTTTTATCCTGGAAAGAAGATCACTGTTGGAAATGTATGCTGACTTTTTTGCACATCCGGACTTATTTGTCAG CATTAGTGACCAGAAGGATCCAAAGGAACGGATGGTTCAAGTAGTTAAATGGTACCTCTCAGCTTTTCATGCAGGAAGAAAAGGGTCAGTTGCTAAAAAGCCTTACAATCCCATTTTGGGCGAGATCTTCCGATGTCATTGGGTATTACCAGGCACTGAAGGTGAAGATGATATG GAGCCAGTTTCAGAAGGACCAGTCCCTTGGGTCAGTAAAAGCAGCGTAACGTTTGTGGCAGAGCAGGTCTCTCATCATCCTCCAA tttcagcaTTTTACGCAGAGTGTTTTAGCAAGAGGATACAGTTCAATGCTCACATATGGACCAAGTCAAAATTCTTAGGAATGTCTATTGGCGTTCATAACATAGGGCAAG gGTGTGTCACATGCCTAGATTATGATGAACACTATATTTTGACCTTTCCTAATGGTTATGGAAG GTCTATTCTCACTGTGCCATGGATAGAACTTGGTGGAGAATGCAGTATTAATTGCTCAAAGACAGGTTATAATGCTTCCATCGTCTTCCACACAAAACCATTTTATGGAGGAAAGAAGCACAGAATTACAGCTGAAATTTT TTCTCCTAATGACAAGAAACCCTTCTGCTCAATTGAAGGAGAATGGAATGGTGTCATGTATGCAAAATACACAACAGGG GAGAATGCTGTCTTTATAGATACCAAGAAAATGCCTACAATTAAGAAGAAGGTAAGGAAATTGGAGGACCAAGACGACTTTGAGTCTCGCTG cttaTGGAAAGATGTAACCTACAACTTAAAAATTAGAGACATCGATGCAGCCACAGCTGCAAAGCACGCGCTTGAAGAAAGACAAAGAGCTGAAGCCAGAGCCAGAAAGGAGAACGAGACCTCATGGGAAACAAGG TTATTCCATGAAGATGGAGAATGCTGGGTTTATGACGAGCCACTATTGAAACGACTTGCTGCCAGTAAACATTAA